A single region of the Musa acuminata AAA Group cultivar baxijiao chromosome BXJ1-11, Cavendish_Baxijiao_AAA, whole genome shotgun sequence genome encodes:
- the LOC103972155 gene encoding long-chain-alcohol oxidase FAO2, giving the protein MERRGGHPLLRGGRRAEKGGYRHGLSAAQMRTLSAMCGTFVPTVPIEAACLGGGKDEVPDEAVEAFFLASGSDSPVPDEVAELLVRRGQKEAVALVKLVLWVLATRLGTLVLCGSLSLSWRFPFINKFSDMPVEKREHILMKWNREKSFIFLRLVFVIVKVFCLYVFYSMTNEEEENRAWKAIGYNTPSEEKPHNSRGERPLEKGIVETMDKTDSSLRQSLIEKGLAVTDNPREHTYTINCDVVIAGSGCGGGVAAAVLASSGHKVVVVEKGNYFTAEDYTALEAPSMDQLYEAGGILSSLDVKMMLMAGSTVGGGSAVNWAACVRTPDFVLREWAEEHHLRLFDSPTYTSAMDSVCARLGVTEKCTKEGFQNQVLRRGCQNLGLEVESVPRNSSEDHYCGTCCYGCRSGDKRGTDTTWLVDAVDRGAVIITACKAERFIIEEDRQDSSSKKKKKKKKKKCLGLIARTLNNAITKTLRIEAKATISACGSLLTPPLMVASGLRNPNIGKNLRLHPVLLAWGYFPESVSDLKGNIFEGGIITSLHKVKASENSNATRSIIETAVLGPASFATLFPWVSGKDMKEKMLRYSRTAHVFALVRDRGAGTIEGEGRLKYRLDRSDKENLREGLRRALRILVAAGAAEVGTHRSDGQRITCKGMKEEELEEFLDGIDSVGGPRSRSDVWTLHCSAHQMGSCRMGASEEEGGVDERGESWEAGGLFVCDGSVVPTAVGVNPMITIQAIAYCLSEGIAEYLKRRA; this is encoded by the exons ATGGAGAGGAGGGGAGGCCACCCGCTGCTGAGAGGAGGCAGGAGAGCGGAGAAGGGAGGCTACCGCCATGGCCTCTCGGCCGCCCAGATGCGGACGCTGTCCGCCATGTGTGGGACCTTCGTACCCACCGTGCCCATCGAGGCCGCCTGCCTCGGTGGTGGAAAGGATGAGGTGCCCGACGAGGCCGTCGAGGCCTTCTTCCTTGCCTCCGGCTCCGACTCCCCTGTGCCGGATGAG GTTGCAGAGCTCTTGGTGAGGAGGGGCCAGAAGGAAGCTGTTGCTCTGGTTAAATTGGTCCTGTGGGTCCTTGCTACAAGGCTGGGCACACTTGTCCTTTGTGGATCTCTCAGTCTGTCATGGAGGTTCCCATTCATCAACAAGTTCTCAGACATGCCTGTGGAGAAGAGAGAACACATTCTAATGAAATGGAACAGGGAGAAGTCCTTCATATTCCTGAGGCTGGTGTTTGTGATAGTCAAGGTCTTCTGTCTCTATGTCTTCTACTCTATG ACTAATGAAGAGGAGGAAAATAGAGCGTGGAAAGCAATTGGGTACAACACTCCCTCCGAGGAGAAACCACACAACTCTCGAGGAGAGAGGCCGCTTGAGAAAGGCATCGTCGAGACCATGGACAAGACGGACTCCTCGCTCCGCCAATCTCTGATCGAGAAAGGCCTGGCGGTCACCGACAACCCTCGGGAACACACCTATACCATCAACTGTGATGTCGTCATAGCTGGTTCCGGCTGCGGTGGTGGAGTCGCTGCTGCAGTGCTTGCGAGCTCCGGCCACAAGGTGGTAGTGGTCGAGAAAGGCAACTACTTCACGGCGGAAGACTACACCGCTCTGGAAGCCCCGTCCATGGATCAGTTGTATGAGGCCGGTGGAATCTTAAGCAGTCTTGATGTGAAGATGATGCTCATGGCTGGCTCCACGGTGGGGGGTGGCTCAGCTGTTAACTGGGCAGCTTGTGTTAGGACACCGGATTTTGTGCTTAGGGAATGGGCAGAAGAACACCATCTTCGACTCTTCGACTCGCCGACCTATACCTCAGCCATGGATTCGGTCTGTGCAAGGCTTGGTGTCACGGAGAAGTGCACCAAGGAAGGATTTCAGAACCAAGTTCTTCGTAGGGGATGCCAGAATTTGGGCCTCGAGGTGGAGTCGGTGCCAAGAAACTCTTCCGAGGACCATTACTGCGGTACATGCTGTTATGGTTGCAGGAGCGGAGATAAACGTGGCACGGATACTACTTGGCTGGTCGATGCGGTCGACCGTGGTGCAGTGATCATCACTGCATGCAAGGCCGAGAGGTTCATAATCGAAGAGGACAGGCAAGACAGcagcagcaagaagaagaagaagaagaagaagaagaaatgtttGGGACTGATTGCAAGAACATTGAACAACGCGATCACCAAGACGCTAAGGATCGAAGCCAAGGCAACCATTTCTGCCTGTGGATCTCTGTTAACACCGCCACTGATGGTCGCCAGCGGTCTCAGGAACCCCAACATAGGCAAGAACCTTCGTCTTCACCCGGTATTGCTTGCCTGGGGCTACTTCCCGGAATCCGTATCGGACCTCAAGGGCAACATCTTCGAAGGAGGGATCATCACCTCACTGCACAAAGTGAAAGCTTCCGAGAATTCAAACGCGACGCGTTCGATCATAGAGACGGCGGTGTTGGGGCCTGCATCGTTTGCCACCCTGTTCCCATGGGTGTCAGGAAAGGACATGAAGGAGAAGATGTTAAGGTACAGTCGAACGGCACACGTCTTTGCGCTGGTAAGAGACCGAGGAGCGGGAACTATCGAGGGAGAGGGGAGGCTTAAGTATCGGTTAGATAGGTCGGACAAGGAGAATCTGAGGGAAGGGCTGCGGAGAGCTCTGAGGATTCTGGTGGCGGCCGGTGCGGCGGAGGTGGGGACTCACAGGAGCGACGGGCAAAGGATCACATGTAAAGGGATGAAGGAAGAGGAGTTGGAGGAGTTCTTGGATGGGATCGACAGTGTGGGTGGTCCAAGGTCTAGGAGTGATGTGTGGACCCTGCACTGCTCGGCGCATCAGATGGGGAGCTGCAGGATGGGGGCGAGCGAGGAGGAGGGTGGGGTGGATGAGAGAGGGGAGAGCTGGGAGGCAGGGGGGCTGTTTGTGTGTGATGGGAGTGTGGTCCCCACTGCAGTTGGGGTCAATCCCATGATCACCATCCAAGCCATTGCTTACTGCCTCTCCGAGGGGATAGCTGAGTACCTGAAGAGGAGGGCATGA
- the LOC135597646 gene encoding COP1-interacting protein 7-like: MRSEARLDSAVFQLTPTRTRCDLIIIANGKTEKIASGLLNPFLAHLKTAQDQIAKGGYSIILEPDPETDAAWFTKGTVERFVRFVSTPEVLERVTTIESEILQIENAIAIQGNDNLGLSTVEDCQTKSAETTEGTKPSGGPDVGKAIVLFKPASQPNPLDSNGSPTQEENSKVQLIKVLETRKMVLRKEQGMAFARAAAASFDMDNMVDLIPFSENFGASRLKEACLRFMELWKKKHDTGQWLEVEAAEAMSIRSEVSALNASGIIFAADSIMQKDHGDSRSVSGGDIVTGSNGKADKQIPSDSKVPLGHQEHFHGRFQHPTYPQWPMHSPAAPPIFQPYPMQGMPYYQNYPGSMPYYHPPYPPMEDPRFNSSHRKGSKRQSVDNKDTESETWERSTRSQDNSDQNTSDLEEEGSHGHKSHKRVGRSGKKKSGVEVIHNINYITSKKHVVGASESDSQSVTESDVGDEDVHSDARERRHKHSVRTSKKEDGRTKSVEYSDASGHDKAAYEEEADSGNWQPFQNFLLRAEEKSRTFDGDMFTGEKEPRSKRKQSKGEADPIVLPERVYGDFHDQRMVGFNSVNGKAIRMKQAASDDQLLVSSNERDSTYDQFKEIGSGGGAYRRMSSDEFMIHGQEKLLSFKSPSDPLVDNVDEHDGDAVKSSSYNITDESFLLPYRSGSQDPGSDSIIAIDMDSEFPSSLQKAKDSYDKGKNQLRYEPDDLSLVAGRGMESVSIGYDPAMDYEFQSPIENAVKQEASNQEVLSAVTKEESKKLEKGKNLRASNDSMEKRRRDALVKKGTSSRLNQLTEAQKRADKLRSHKIDLQKMKKEREDEERKRLEALKIERQKRIAARSNSAAAKSPSTPQHTKTRSATKPSPSPYRGSKFSDAVPVSSPLQKLPIRNSSNGSSDAQKSTRSSRVNGSNHGLTRSASSLPEVRKESNGLVPEAKTDSIRMKRLSDPKSSNTHCASSVRSVTTDQVPKRGVPDDSQKKITAIMQLDKSKSATLPELRIKTPKMSSERVEKETTSKDTLQKGTGSKASQVSDSMNRKSTKEKPSSSSDKNPVIEKTVVCLKNNVVTAPVVRESDDMIDTKERSHGDGLGTGYAAIHAPPSPIVIVHSGEGKSNKQLSSYEVVVPYSSNEPPASNLSATEKPYQAPFARLSSLDDPVTGNLGCEGGVPASASVSEVAAVHAASATIHVSSLEISNSGDHTHEKPWSKELKGFRKLLKFGRKSHGLASGDGDLDADASSVDDQTVAAAMPNDVFRPFSLLTPFRSKNSEKKLAA, translated from the exons ATGAGGTCGGAGGCTCGGCTGGATTCCGCGGTCTTCCAACTCACGCCTACTCGAACCAG GTGTGATTTGATAATCATAGCAAATGGCAAGACAGAGAAGATTGCGTCTGGCTTGTTGAATCCTTTTCTTGCCCATTTGAAGACTGCCCAGGATCAGATTGCCAAGGGTGGCTATTCCATAATTCTTGAACCAGACCCAGAAACCGATGCAGCGTGGTTCACCAAGGGAACCGTAGAGAG GTTTGTTCGTTTTGTGAGCACACCTGAGGTCCTAGAGCGTGTGACGACCATTGAGTCTGAGATCTTGCAGATTGAGAATGCCATTGCCATTCAGGGGAATGATAATCTTGGCTTGAGCACT GTGGAAGACTGCCAAACAAAGTCAGCAGAAACTACAGAAG GTACCAAGCCCTCCGGTGGTCCTGATGTAGGAAAGGCAATAGTTCTTTTTAAG CCTGCTTCACAACCAAATCCACTAGATTCTAATGGTTCCCCCACACAGGAGGAGAATTCAAA AGTTCAACTTATAAAAGTGCTTGAGACCCGTAAAATGGTATTGCGGAAAGAACAGGGTATGGCCTTTGCACGTGCTGCGGCAGCTAGTTTTGATATGGATAATATGGTGGATCTGATACCATTTTCTGAAAACTTCGGTGCCTCACGTCTAAA GGAAGCGTGCTTACGATTTATGGAGCTATGGAAAAAAAAGCATGATACTGGACAATGGCTTGAAGTTGAAGCTGCAGAAGCAATGTCAATTCGGTCGGAAGTTTCTGCTTTAAATGCCTCGGGCATTATATTTGCTGCAGATTCTATAATGCAGAAAGATCATGGTGATTCCCGATCTGTCTCAGGTGGCGATATCGTTACAGGGAGCAATGGAAAAGCTG ACAAACAAATCCCTTCAGATTCAAAGGTGCCACTGGGACACCAGGAGCATTTTCATGGTCGTTTCCAGCATCCCACTTATCCACAATGGCCTATGCATTCTCCGGCAGCTCCTCCGATTTTTCAACCTTATCCCATGCAAggaatgccttattatcagaactATCCAGGGAGCATGCCATATTATCATCCTCCATATCCTCCAATGGAGGATCCTAGATTCAATAGCTCTCACAGGAAGGGGTCGAAAAGGCAGTCAGTGGATAATAAAGATACTGAATCTGAGACCTGGGAAAGGAGTACACGTTCACAGGATAATTCAGATCAAAATACATCAGATCTCGAGGAAGAAGGTTCTCATGGTCATAAATCTCATAAAAGAGTTGGTCGGTCAGGAAAGAAAAAGTCTGGTGTTGAAGTCATTCACAACATTAATTACATCACATCTAAGAAGCATGTTGTAGGCGCATCGGAAAGTGACTCACAATCTGTCACTGAATCTGATGTTGGAGACGAAGATGTGCATTCTGATGCACGAGAAAGAAGGCATAAGCACTCTGTGAGGACTTCTAAGAAAGAAGATGGTCGAACAAAATCTGTAGAATATTCAGATGCCTCTGGCCATGATAAAGCTGCATATGAAGAGGAGGCAGATTCTGGAAATTGGCAACCATTTCAGAATTTCTTACTAAGAGCTGAAGAAAAGTCGAGAACATTTGATGGAGACATGTTCACAGGAGAAAAAGAGCCTCGGTCGAAGAGAAAGCAGAGCAAAGGTGAAGCTGATCCTATTGTTCTTCCTGAGCGAGTTTATGGTGATTTTCATGACCAGAGGATGGTAGGCTTTAATTCAGTTAATGGGAAAGCAATTCGAATGAAGCAGGCAGCTTCTGATGATCAATTGCTGGTTTCAAGTAATGAAAGAGATTCAACATATGACCAGTTCAAGGAAATAGGAAGTGGTGGAGGAGCATATCGGCGGATGAGCAGTGATGAATTCATGATTCATGGGCAAGAAAAGCTACTCAGCTTTAAGAGTCCTTCTGACCCACTTGTTGATAATGTGGATGAGCATGATGGTGATGCAGTCAAGAGCTCCTCATACAACATAACAGATGAGTCCTTCTTGCTTCCTTATAGGTCAGGTTCACAGGATCCTGGATCAGACAGCATAATTGCTATTGACATGGATTCTGAGTTCCCCTCATCCCTTCAAAAAGCTAAGGATTCATATGATAAGGGCAAAAACCAACTTAGGTATGAACCAGATGATTTGTCCTTGGTTGCTGGACGTGGAATGGAAAGTGTATCTATAGGATATGATCCAGCAATGGACTATGAATTTCAGAGTCCTATTGAAAATGCTGTCAAGCAGGAAGCCAGTAACCAAGAGGTTCTCTCGGCGGTCactaaagaagaatcaaagaaaTTAGAAAAGGGGAAAAACTTAAGAGCCTCAAATGATAGCATGGAGAAAAGGAGGAGAGATGCACTAGTGAAGAAAGGGACATCCTCAAGGCTTAACCAATTGACTGAAGCACAAAAGCGAGCAGACAAGCTGCGGTCTCACAAAATTGATCTACAAAAAATGAAGAAAGAAAGG GAAGATGAAGAGAGAAAACGTCTCGAAGCTTTGAAAATAGAGAGGCAAAAGAGAATAGCTGCAAGAAGTAATTCCGCAGCCGCTAAGTCACCATCGACTCCACAGCATACAAAGACCCGTTCAGCCACAAAGCCTTCACCAAGTCCTTACAGAGGATCAAAGTTTAGTGATGCAGTGCCTGTTTCTTCACCTTTGCAAAAATTGCCTATTAGAAACTCTTCAAACGGATCCAGTGATGCTCAGAAATCTACACGATCTAGCAGAGTAAATGGCAGTAACCATGGGTTAACTCGATCAGCATCTTCATTACCTGAGGTTAGGAAAGAAAGTAATGGACTCGTGCCAGAAGCAAAGACAGATTCTATTCGGATGAAAAGACTCTCTGATCCAAAAAGCAGTAATACTCACTGTGCTTCCTCAGTGAGGTCTGTAACTACAGACCAAGTACCTAAGAGAGGCGTACCTGATGACTCTCAGAAAAAGATTACTGCAATTATGCAACTGGACAAAAGCAAGTCAGCAACTCTGCCGGAGCTTAGAATTAAAACACCAAAAATGTCATCTGAAAGAGTTGAAAAGGAAACAACTAGCAAAGACACATTGCAGAAAGGGACTGGAAGCAAAGCTTCTCAGGTTTCTGATAGCATGAACAGAAAATCAACCAAGGAGAAGCCATCTAGCAGCAGCGACAAAAATCCAGTGATTGAGAAGACAGTTGTCTGCCTCAAAAATAATGTAGTCACTGCTCCTGTTGTCCGTGAATCCGATGATATGATAGACACAAAAGAGAGATCACATGGAGATGGTCTGGGTACAGGATATGCAGCTATTCATGCTCCACCTTCACCTATTGTTATAGTTCATTCTGGTGAAGGCAAGTCGAATAAACAGCTTAGTTCCTACGAG GTGGTTGTTCCGTACTCGAGCAACGAGCCTCCGGCCTCAAACTTGAGTGCAACAGAAAAACCTTATCAAGCCCCTTTTGCCAGATTATCATCATTGGATGATCCTGTTACCGGTAATTTAGGATGTGAAGGAGGTGTACCTGCATCTGCATCAGTGTCTGAAGTGGCTGCAGTACATGCTGCTAGTGCTACAATACATGTATCCAGTTTGGAGATTTCAAATTCAGGGGATCATACACATGAGAAGCCATGGAGCAAGGAATTGAAAGGTTTCAGAAAGTTGTTGAAATTTGGTCGAAAGAGCCATGGCTTAGCTTCAGGCGATGGTGACCTTGATGCAGATGCTTCATCTGTTGATGATCAAACAGTTGCTGCTGCTATGCCCAATGATG TTTTTCGTCCGTTCTCCCTCCTTACGCCCTTCCGTAGTAAGAACAGCGAGAAGAAACTGGCAGCATGA
- the LOC135597647 gene encoding large ribosomal subunit protein uL22-like, with protein MVKYSREPSNPTKSAKAMGHDLRVHFKNTRETAHAIRKLPLSKAKRYLEDVIAHKQAIPFRRFCGGVGRTAQAKGRHPNGQGRWPAKSARFILDLLKGAESNAEVKGLDVDALFISHIQVNQAPKQRRRTYRAHGRINPYMSSPCHIELILSEKEEPVKKEPETQIAPSKPKKA; from the exons ATG GTGAAGTATTCGAGAGAGCCTTCTAACCCTACCAAGT CTGCCAAGGCCATGGGTCATGACTTGAGGGTTCACTTTAAG AATACTCGTGAGACAGCTCATGCGATTAGAAAGCTACCCTTGTCAAAGGCCAAAAGGTACCTTGAAGATGTAATAGCTCACAAGCAGGCTATTCCCTTTCGGAGGTTTTGTGGTGGTGTAGGACGTACAGCTCAAGCTAAGGGCCGGCACCCAAATGGGCAGGGCCGGTGGCCTGCGAAATCAGCCAGGTTCATTTTGGATCTTCTCAAGGGCGCCGAAAGCAATGCTGAG GTGAAAGGTTTGGATGTTGATGCTCTCTTCATATCACACATCCAAGTGAACCAAGCACCAAAGCAGAGGCGCAGGACTTACCGTGCCCATGGTCGAATCAACC CTTATATGTCCTCCCCGTGTCACATTGAACTGATCTTGTCAGAAAAGGAAGAGCCTGTCAAGAAAGAG CCGGAGACCCAGATTGCTCCCAGTAAGCCCAAGAAAGCTTGA
- the LOC135596657 gene encoding NAC domain-containing protein 21/22-like translates to MSGSSSLDQISLSSSNTLFFERVFRCTDRMGLRDIESTLPPGFRFYPSDEELVCHYLYQKVTDGFRTSEGTMVEVDLHTCEPWELPDVAKLSANEWYFFSFRDRKYATGSRTNRATKSGYWKATGKDRTICDPRTQAMVGMRKTLVFYRGRAPNGVKSGWVMHEFRLETPHSPSKDWVLCRVFHKRKGDSEHDEAGSSSLVHQPTMPDACHDQQLGSSLSAALLQQDDTSPNPFLMNMALLQCNLLDLPEEMMGSAPMAGMSSGCEDEFGCLSELGLEHSIGEEGMVRWEG, encoded by the exons ATGTCCGGATCCTCAAGCCTGGATCAGATCTCTTTGAGCAGCTCAAACACCCTATTCTTCGAGAGAGTGTTCAGGTGTACGGATAGAATGGGATTGAGAGACATAGAATCCACGCTGCCACCGGGGTTCAGGTTCTACCCGAGCGATGAGGAGTTGGTCTGCCATTACCTCTACCAGAAGGTGACCGATGGATTTAGAACCTCGGAGGGGACGATGGTAGAGGTGGATTTGCACACTTGTGAACCATGGGAGCTTCCAG ATGTGGCCAAACTGAGTGCCAacgagtggtacttcttcagctTTCGTGACCGCAAATACGCTACTGGATCGCGAACAAACCGAGCAACCAAATCTGGCTACTGGAAAGCCACCGGGAAGGATAGGACGATCTGTGATCCAAGGACACAGGCAATGGTTGGGATGAGGAAGACGCTGGTGTTCTATCGAGGTAGAGCTCCGAATGGAGTGAAGAGCGGCTGGGTCATGCACGAGTTCCGATTAGAGACCCCCCATTCACCTTCCAAG GACTGGGTTCTGTGTAGAGTCTTTCACAAAAGGAAGGGGGACTCGGAGCATGACGAAGCTGGTTCTTCTTCTCTCGTGCACCAGCCGACGATGCCTGATGCGTGCCATGACCAGCAGCTGGGCTCATCACTCTCTGCTGCTCTCCTACAGCAGGATGACACCAGCCCAAACCCCTTCCTGATGAACATGGCACTGCTGCAGTGCAACCTTCTTGACCTCCCAGAGGAGATGATGGGGAGCGCACCGATGGCGGGGATGAGCTCAGGGTGTGAAGATGAGTTCGGATGCTTGTCGGAATTGGGATTGGAGCACAGCATTGGGGAGGAAGGCATGGTAAGGTGGGAGGGGTAG